DNA from Aliarcobacter butzleri:
AGGAACAATAACAATAGATGCTGAAGATAAATTTATAGCAATTGATGCAAATTTTGAAAATAATAAACTTCAAACTGATATCACACTTTTTGAAAAACAAGAAAATGGATTGTTTTCAAAAGAACAAGACTCTATAATTCAAGAATATCATTCTAAAGAGTTTTTAACAAAAATTCTTGAAGAAATAGGATTTAAACTAATAGAAATAAAAGAGTTTAATCTGCATACTGATGAGATTGCAGATAAATTAATTTTTATTTGTAAAAAATAAATACTACTTTTAGTGTATAAAACTGACACATTTTACAAAAAAGATAAGTTAAAAATAATTTTAATTATTTATTAATACTTAAATATCTATAATGAATTTTATTTAGAATTGGGAGAGATAAATGAATAAAAATTCATTAAAATTAAAACTGTTGATAATAACAATGGTACCTTTTATTTTGGGTATCTTTATCCTTTCGGGGATTAATTTTGAAAAAACACAACATACTTTAAATAGTACTTTATCAAAATTTGAAAATACGATAACAAGGGAAAAAGAATCTTTAATAAGACATCAATTTGAAGTTGTTCAAACACTTATTCAAACTGTAATAAATAGTGAAAAAGATACGCAAGTAGCCAAAGCAAAAGTTATTGAGCTTTTAAGTGGAATACGATATTTAGATGATAAAAGTGGATACTTTTTTGCTTACGAAAAAAGAGACGATGATTATTATTTTGGGTTTCATCCTGCAAATCCTGCTTTAAACAATACAAAAACAGATATAAAAGCACCTGATGTAAAAGGTTATGCTTTTAGAGAAGATTTAATAAAATATGCAAAAGAGCAAAAATATATAACATATTATTACCAAAATCCAGCAACAAAAGAAGTTGTTTTAAAAATGGCATCATCTATCTATATTCCGCAATTTAATTGGGTTTTAGTTACTGGTATTTATGCTGATGATATTGAAAGAGAGATAAAACAGTTAACTGTTGAAATAAATAAAGATATAAACACACTATTTTGGATAGCAATAATAGTTACAATTTTACTTAGTATAGTTTTAGTATTTATAATAATTCCATCTATAAACAAAATTATTATAAAACCACTAAATATATTTCAAGATACACTTGAAACTTTTTTCAAATACTTAAATGGTGAAAGTAAAGAAGTTCATAGAATAAAAAATTATTCAAAAGATGAAATTGGACAAATGTCGAAAACTTTGGATAAAAATATTGAAATAGCAAGAAAAGAAATTGATGATAATAATATTTTTATTGAAAATACAATAACTATTTTAAGTAAGTTCCAAAATGGCGATTTATCTCAAAGATTAAATGTTGAAGTAGATGTTCCAAATTTAGTAAAATTAAAATCTGTTATGAACAAAATGGCAGAAGAGTTAGAACAAAATATAGTAAATGTTTTAAAAGTAATTGATGAATATAGTGAATATAATTATGTAAATAAAGTTGATACAGCAAAATTTTCAAACCATATTTTAAAACTTGCCAATGGAGTAAATAATCTTGGTGATTCGATAACAAAAATGTTAGTTGAGAATAAAACAAATGGAACAACTTTAGCTCATAGTTCAAATATACTTTTAGAAAATGTAGATAAATTAAATAAAAGTTCTACAAGTACAGCAGCAAATCTTGAAGAAACAGCAGCTTCACTAGAAGAGATGACTTCAAATTTAAGAAGTAGTACTGAAAATGTACAAAAGATGTCAAGTATTGCTTCAAGTGTAACA
Protein-coding regions in this window:
- a CDS encoding methyl-accepting chemotaxis protein, whose product is MNKNSLKLKLLIITMVPFILGIFILSGINFEKTQHTLNSTLSKFENTITREKESLIRHQFEVVQTLIQTVINSEKDTQVAKAKVIELLSGIRYLDDKSGYFFAYEKRDDDYYFGFHPANPALNNTKTDIKAPDVKGYAFREDLIKYAKEQKYITYYYQNPATKEVVLKMASSIYIPQFNWVLVTGIYADDIEREIKQLTVEINKDINTLFWIAIIVTILLSIVLVFIIIPSINKIIIKPLNIFQDTLETFFKYLNGESKEVHRIKNYSKDEIGQMSKTLDKNIEIARKEIDDNNIFIENTITILSKFQNGDLSQRLNVEVDVPNLVKLKSVMNKMAEELEQNIVNVLKVIDEYSEYNYVNKVDTAKFSNHILKLANGVNNLGDSITKMLVENKTNGTTLAHSSNILLENVDKLNKSSTSTAANLEETAASLEEMTSNLRSSTENVQKMSSIASSVTNRAKNGEELANQTVESMQEINSQITSINEAITVIDQIAFQTNILSLNAAVEAATAGEAGKGFAVVAAEVRNLATRSAEAAREIKEIVESATSKANDGKVIATQMINGYTELNKDIMETIELIKNFENSSKEQLLGIEQINNAVSILDQKTQENAQVTSHTRDIALSTDNIAKLIIKDVDEKNFIDK